The Leptospira licerasiae serovar Varillal str. VAR 010 genome segment AGGAAGTCCTAAATGACTGTCCACATTGGTGTCCCCATGTCCCGGAAAATGTTTGATCACAGGAATAGAACCGCCGAGTCTTGCTCCTTCTTCGTAGGAAACTCCTGCATTTAATACCGTTTCTAAATTGCTTCCGAGAGACCTGGTATTGATGACAGGGTTGAATGGATTATTGTTGATATCCATGTCGGGAGCGAATAGAAAGTTTAAGCCCAATTTTCTCAATTGGTAAGAAGTGACAAAGCCTACTTTTTTAGCCATGTCCTTGTCCTTGGTCTGACCAAGGGCCATTGCTCCTGGAAATTGGGTCACTCCGTCTTTGACTCGGATCACTCTTCCGCCTTCTTGGTCGACGGAGATTAGTAAAGGTAATCCAGTATTTTCTAATGCACTAGTTTGTAGATCCTTGTTCAAGGATTTGATCTCTGATTTGGAGCCCAAATTCCTTCCGAATAAGATGACCCCACCAGGTTTGATCGTCTCAATTTCTTTTTTAGCGATCGGATCTAAAACGGTCCCAGGGATAGCAACATGGATGACCTGTCCTACTAATTCTTCTGCCTTTAGTTTAGAAGTAATCTCCTCAGCTTGACGAAGCATTCCTTCTTGGATTTCCTGGGCTTGGAGTTCACTTCTGAATTGGCCCAACCAAAAGAATAGGAAGAATAAGAAAGCGGCAGTAACGCCTGCAACTAGAAACCGTTTGAACATACTTACTAGATCCCAATCGGTTGCGTATTCGTAAAGCAGAACTTAAAGCCTCGGTTTTTGGGACCTTGGTTGGGGCAGCGGGGTCGGATTGGAGATAGGAGAAAAAATGAGCCGTTTATCATATTCCGGATTTTTTAGTATTTTAGTAATCTTTTCTTTTGTTGCTTCCTGTGATAAAGATGGATCGGAGCAACAACCTAAGGCTTCTCCTAAAATGGAAATAAAAACAAACGGCAAAAAGATCCTATTCTTCGGAGACAGTTTGACCGCAGGTTACGGTTTGAACGGGCCTGAAGAATCTTTTGTCCACCTGGCTTATTTGGAACTCAAAAAAAAATATCCGGATCTGGAATACGTAAATGCAGGCGTAAGCGGGGATACTACTTCCGGCGGACTTGCAAGATTAGATTGGGTCTTGAATACCAAGTATGATGTATTCGTTTTGGAATTAGGCGCAAATGATTCTTTGAGAGGACTTCCCACAAAAATGACCGAGGAGAATCTAACAAGGATCATTCGAGAGGCTAGGGCAAAATATCCTTCTATTAAAATTCTATTAATCGGAATGAGAACGCTTCCGAATATGGGTCCGGTGTACGCGAAGGAATTTGCGGCGCTTTTTCCTAGGGTATCTAAGAAAGAAAAGACGGAGTTTATGCCATTCTTGCTGGAAGGAGTAGCCGGGGACAGAAGGCTAAACCAAGACGACGGGATCCATCCGACTGCGGAAGGTCATAAGATACTTTCCAAACAACTTCTCCCTTATTTGAATAAACTATTGAAATAGTTCGAACTTCAAATCATATAAAGTTCTTTAATATTCGTAAATGCTTGCTTTCTAATTTCGGATGGGGGATAACTCCTTCCTGGGACAGGGGCAAGAGATGATACGCCAACATTATAGATCATGTACTTTATGCGAAGCTATGTGCGGACTTAGACTTGAGATCGAGGACGATGTAGTAGTTGCAGTCAGAGGAGATAAAGAGGATAAGTTTAGCAGAGGTCATCTATGCGCCAAAGGACCGGAACTCAAAAATTTATACGAGGATCCGGACAGGCTTAAATTTCCTTTAAAACGTACAGAGAGCGGATGGGAGAAGGTGGACTGGGTCACTGCTCTCACTGATATTGCTACAAAACTTGTAGAGATCCAAAATAAATACGGAAACGATTCCATCGCAGTATATAGCGGAAATCCAAGCGTTCATAATTACGGTTCCATGTTATTCGGCCAACGGTTTATCGGAAGGCTCAAAACTAAAAATAATTATTCTGCAACTTCCGTAGACCAACTTCCTCACCAATTACTTTCTTATTGGATGTTCGGTCACCAACTACTTGTCCCGATTCCGGATATAGACAGGACCAATTTCTTTTTGATCTTAGGTGGAAATCCATTTGCGTCTAACGGAAGTTTAATGACTGTTCCGGACGTAAAAAAAAGGCTCAAAGAGATACAGGAAAGAGGCGGAAAATACGTAGTTATAGATCCGAGAAAGACCGAGACTGCAATCCACGCAGACGAGCATCATTTTATCCTTCCAGGAACGGACGCATTCTTTTTACTTTCTATTATAGATGTATTATTTAAGAAAAACTTAACAAAGAACAATTCTTTAATTAAGGAAGAAGATTTACTCAAACTAAGATCTATTGCAGAGAAATATCCTGCGACTGAAACGGAAAAAATGACAGGGATCTCTGCTGAAACAGTGGAGAGGATCGCAATAGAATTTTCCAAAGCGAATGGTGCTGTATGTTACGGTCGTGTAGGAGTTTCTACACAACCATTCGGAGCACTTTGCCAATGGTTAATTAATTCGATCAATTGTATCACAGGAAATATGGACTCAGTGGGTGGAGCAATGTTCACACTTCCTGCCGTGGACATGATAGATCCAAAAGGTGTGATGAAAAGTTCTCCGGGAAGTTTTCATACTTACGGTTCAAGAGTCAGGGACTTACCCGAATTTAACGAAGAGTTACCTGTAGCAGCCCTTGCGGAAGAAATTTTAACGCCGGGAGAAGGTCAGATCAAAGCGCTCGTAACTTCCGCTGGAAATCCGGTGTTATCTACTCCGAACGGTTCTCAGTTAGAGAAGGCGGTCTCTAATCTAGAATTCATGGTAAGCGTTGACTTTTATTTAAACGAAACAACAAAACACGCTCATTATATTCTTCCACCTAGTTCCGCTTTGGAACATGACCATTACGATCTAGTATTTAACGTTTTTGCTGTAAGGAATACTGTCAGATACAACCAACCTGCATTTGAACCGGAAGAAGGAATGCTTCATGATTGGGAAATTTTTTCGGATCTTACCAAAAGAATAGAATTATTAAAATCGGGAAAACCTTTGCCTAAAGAACTGATCAAAACGAAGATCACTCCTTCTGCGATTATTGATCATGCTTTGAAGTCAGGCCCTTACGGAGAAAAATCAGGATCTTCCGTTGGGATGAGTTTGGAACTTCTAAAAAACAGTCCTCATGGAGTCGATCTAGGAGCATTGAAGCCTTGTTTTCCGGACAGACTTTGGACGGAAGATAAGATGATCCGACTTGTACCAAAAGAAGTTATTTCCGATCTGGACCGATTGGCCAAATACGGGCAGAATCTTATCGCAGATAAAGAAGGGAACGGCTCTTTCTTGTTAATAGGAAGAAGACATTTAAGAAATAATAATTCATGGATGCATAATCTTCCAAAACTAATGACAGGAAAAGATAGATGCACTCTCATGATCCATCCCGAAGATGCAAACCTACTCGGTATCAAGGAAGAAGAGGAAGTCCTTGTAGAATCCAGGGTCGGTAAGATTGGACTACCTGCAGAGATCACAGACGAAATGATGAGGGGAGTGGTGAGTATTCCTCATGGATTCGGACATGCAAAAGAAGGAGTCTCTTTGCAGGTTGCGTCTAAATTTGCAGGATCTAGCATCAATGATCTGACGGACGATCAGGTCCTGGATGAACTCTCCGGAAATGCAGCGTTCAGCGGCATTCCGGTTTCTTTAAGTAAAAGATCCGCTTAAGACAGGACCTTAGGACACTCGGCATCCATGGGTCTAACTGCGGATCTCGCAGAGCTTAATTTTGATCGTAAGCTTCTTGTAGTTTAGATATTTCTATCTTATACATTTGCAACATTGCTTGTGTAACTCTTTGCGACTTCGCTTGGTCTTTATCGTATAGATATTTTTCTAAGATGGGAGGAATGATCTGCCAAGATAGACCGAATTTATCTTTTACCCAACCGCAAGGTTGTTTGGTCCCGCCTGCAGAAAGTTTTTCATACAGATCGTCTATTTCTGTCTGGGTTTCCGCACTGATATAGATGGAAAATGCCTCAGTAAATTTAAAATGAGGACCTCCTGTGAAGGCCAGAAATTTCTGGCCTTCTATCTCGAACTTTGCGGAAACCATTCCTCCGCCTAGTTTCGTAAGATTTTCTATTTTCATATTTTTGAATATACTAGAATAGAATTGGAGCGCTTCTTCTAAACCCTTATCGAACATTAAAAATGGAATGACCTTTTGCATGTTCTTATCCTATACGTTTCAGATAGATAGATCCACCGAGCCAAGAGAGCGGGATGGAAATGACGATCAGTCCTATGGAATACCAAGCAGGTCCTTGGTCTCCCATTTGGATATGGCCCAATGTACTTGCGATAGTGCCAATTATTCCTAATACGATCACGTGGCCGATCGGACTATGAGGAGAAAGTTTTGCAGTAAAAAATCCCCCTAAGATCGCAAGAACCAAACGATAGGAAATTGCGAGGAGGAATAAACCATCGGACATTCTTTCTCCCATCGGAGGATAACAATTTGTAACGTGTAATACCGCATCGATTGCTATAGCAGGTATTACGTTGATCAATATGCCGGTAAAAACGGCTCCGATACTTTGGAAGATGGAAATAGTTTTTGCGTTCATGATTATTTTTTTCCTTGTGGGGTCTCGCTGAGCGAATTAAGCAAAGTTTCAAGACGATTATAACTTTGGGAGGCTCCGCCTTCCATTGGGGACTTGATCACCATATCCCTTCCTTCTTTGGTTTCATATAGAATGTTGATCGTAACGAAGGTCCTGCCGGATTTTTCGACAAACGTTGTCGTGAGTAAGGCTTCTCCTGGATACCAAGGTTCGTCGAAAGATTCGGTATGAACTAGTTTGTCCGGTCCTAAAATTTCTTTATAAGTTCCTCCGGCGCCCATAGTCGTTCCGTCTTTGAGATATTTCCAAACATATTTGTATTTTCCGCCGACTTTGAGATCCACAGTGCATACATCTAAGCTCCATCCGTCCGGGCCGTATAACCAGCGTTTGATCAATTCCGGTTTTGTAAAACAATCGAATACCAAATCTTTCCCTGCGTTAAATTCGCGGGTCATTACGATCTCCCTTTCTCCTTTAGCTTCTACCTTTAAAGTCCCGACATAGCTGCTCATTTTATTCTCCTTTTTTGTTCTTACGTTTAGGGGAAGCTTGTTTAGAAAGTTTTAATTCTTCCAAAAGTGAATCCAAGTGTTTGAATCTTCCTTCCCAGAATTTTCTATAATTTTCCAACCATTCACTCGCTTCTGCCAACGGTTTGGCTTCTAATTTTCGCAATCTTTTTTGAGCGTCCTTGATCCCTGATATCAAACCTGCTTTCTCTAAAACTTTCAGATGTTTAGAAATTGCAGGCTGGCTCATGGAGAACGGTTTCGCGAGATCCATTACGGAAACCTCTCCGTTTGCTAAACGTGCCAGTATCGCTCTTCTGGTGGGATCTGAGAGTGCGGCAAAGGTCGCATCCAATCTCGAGGAATGATTAAGTGCATGATTCATATTTTATATAACCATATGGTTATATATTTTAAATAATCAAGTACTTTTTTAGGAAATTATTTTCGAAATCGTTTGTAGTAAGTATTGTGACAAGAGAGGGAAAATGGAACAGATTGAAGTTCATATTTTAGCATTTAACGAAGTGGAGGTTTTGGATCTTTCCGGTCCTTACGAAGTATTTTCCATCACAGAGAATGAAAATAAGGAGAAATTATTCAAAGTTTCCATAGTTGCTGAGAAGAAGGAACTACTACATGCCAGAAATCGTTTCCCCGTTTTTCCTCATCTTACTTTGGAAGAGGCGGGTGTTCCGGATATTTTGATCATCCCTGGCGGATACGGAGCGGAAGAAATAGAGATCCACAACAAAAAGTTGATCGGATGGATCAAAGAAATGGAGCCCAAGGTAAAGATCTTAGCTTCTATTTGTACAGGCGCGTTTTTACTTGCAGAGGCAGGAATTTTAGATGGTCTGGAAGTCACCACTCATTGGATGGACCAAGATACTCTTCGTAAAAAATATCCTAAGATCAAAAATGTGGCCAATGAAAAATTCATAGATCATGGGCATATTTTGACTTCCGGAGGAGTTTCTAGAGGGATCTTGATGTCTTTACATCTTGTGGAAAAGTTAGTGGGTAAAAAAATCGCAGAGTTTACTGCAAGAAGAATGGAATTCGACTTTTAAAGGATTTCTTCCAAAGCCAAAATTTTTCTTCCGCCTTGAAAAGAATAAGCAGTGAGTCCCGCTTCTTTTAGGATCTTAACTGCTTTTTTAGACCGTATGCCTGATTCGCAAATCGTAATATAGATTTTCTCTCTGGAAAAGTTAAGTGCAGTATTTTTGGAAAGTTCGGAAAGAGGAGAAAATTCTGAGTTACCTATCGGAGTTTCCTTTCTTTCTTCCGACTCTCTGACATCGAGTAGAACGTATCTAGGATCCTTTTTCCATTCTTTCCAATCCTTTAGGTCGATCTCATCTCGGAAGGTTTCTTCTCTTTTGCCAGAACCACATTCGGTGCAGTTTGGATCTGCTTCTAAAAAGGTTTCATAAAGTAGCGGGGATTCCCATTCTAGTTGGAATGCGGAATGAGTGGGGGATTTTTCCGGAAATAGTAAATATCGGATCGCAAAAGATGCCTGGTATAAACCAGCAATCGCAGTTTGGACTCCCAAGACTCCTCCATCTTCGCAGGAAAGAAGTTCAGAATTTTCTAAATTCGGATACAAACATTTATAACAAGGTTTTCCATGAGGGGAGAATATTGCAATTTGAGCGCTGGTCCTGAATACGGACGCAGTAACAAGCGGTCTAAAATTTTGGATACAGAATCGATTGATAGTATACTTTGCCTGGATCTGGTCCGTACAATCTAAAATAATATCGTAATTTTTGAATATACTTGGATCTATGTTTTCCGAAAAAATTTCTGCAAACGTTTCTAATTGTATGTCCGGCACTCTTGCTTGAATGTATTCTTTTGTGACTTCCGTTTTTTTTCTGCCAATATCGGAAAGAGTGAATGCGGTTTGTCTATGAAGATTGCTTAATTCTACCGTATCAAAATCCCAAAGGCCTATCCTTCCTATTCCTGCAGTCGCCAAATGTAAAGAAGCAGGAGAGCCTAAACCTCCGAGACCGATCACCAACGCTGATTTTTGGAGAAGTCCATTTTGACCCGATTCTCCTAAAAACGGCAGTTTAGTTTGTCTGGAAAAATACTTTTTCTGTTCCGGACTCATCTTAGGAAAGGATCTTATATTTTCGCAAGTCCGACAAGACTTTTTAATTGGCTTTCATAAGTGTCCGGGTATAGTAAGCTTGGACATCGTGGACGCCTACGGTCGAAAATTCGAGGTGCTTAGAGTGAGTGTTACATCCTCTTGCGGATTCGGTTGTGTGTATTGTGCTCCCGGTGCCGCATTAAATGGGGAAGGAGCAAATGGCTCCTTCTTAAGTGCGGAACTTCTTCGCAAAAACATCCATCTTCTTGCCCGTAAAATTCCGCTGAAAGAGATCCATTTCACCGGAGGAGAGCCTACTCTTCATAAAGATCTTCCTAAACTTGTCAAAGTTGCAAAAGAGGAAAAGATCCCAAACATCGCGCTTACCTCGAACGGTTTTTTTCGAGATGGTCTTATTAGAGATCTGAAACTTGCAGGCTTAGATAGACTGAACTTCTCTTTAGATTCACTTTCCCAGGAATCTTTTTCTTTGATCTCAGGTAAAAACCTTCCTGTAATTCGCTTATTAAATAGGATAGAAGAGGCGATTCAAGAAGGGTTGGAAGTGAAACTTAATTGCACCGTATTAAAAGGTTATAATGAAGAACAGATCCGTCCTCTTCTTCGCTGGGCGGGAGAAAGGGATCTTCCGATCCGATACTTAGAACTCATGAAGATGGGACCTCTGAGGGCAAAACATTCCGAATTATTCTTTTCAGCCGCAAAGATCAAAGAAGAGCTTTCCCAAGAATTTGATTTTGAACCAGAGGAGACTCCGATCGAATCCACTGCAAAGTATTATCGTACTGCAGAAAATTATAGATTCGGGATCATTGCAAATCATACTGAACCTTTTTGTGAGGGTTGTAATCGTCTCAGAATGGATCATTTGGGAAAAATTTACGGATGTTTGAGCGATTTTCGTTCCTTCCCCGTTTCAGAAGATGAGTCCGAACTTTCACGTTCTTTAGATCTGGCGATGAAAACTAAAAAAAACGAGTTTACCGGAAGTGAACTTTCTATGAAATATATAGGCGGATAGATGGATATTCAACTTTTGTTTTTTGCCGCAGTTAAAGATCATTTTCCGGATCTAAAAAAAATAGAAGTTTCGGAAGGACATTCCATTTTACATCTTCGTGAAATTCTCACTCATAAAAATCCTGATTCAGTATCCATTTTGAAAGTCAGTAGGTTCGCAGTGGATCAGTCCATCGTAGGCGATGATTATATTCTGAGGGAAGGTTCTGTGGTGGCAGTGCTTCCTCCTTCTAGCGGCGGTTGATATGTCCGTTTTAGAAACTTATTCTCATATTTCTTCTTCTCCCATTTTTGTTTCTTCACAGTTACCCGATATTCCCGAGATGGGCGGTTTTGTAGTATTCTCCGGGATCGTTCGAAATCTAAACGAAGGAAAAAAAGTCACTCATTTGGAGTATGAAGCATATGCTCCTATGGCAAATGAAATGATTGCGGGTATTCTTGCGGATGCCCGAAATAAATGGGACCTTCTCCATACGAATTGTGTCCACAGGATCGGAAGATTGGGAATTTCCGAAATTGCAGTGATTGTTGAGACAGGATCCATACATAGGGCGGAAGCATACGAGTCCAATCGTTATATCATAGACCGCGTAAAACACGAGGTTCCGATTTGGAAAAAGGAATTCTATTTAGACGGTTCTTCCGAGTGGTCGAAGGGCTGCGTGCATGAGAGCCACTGATTCCGTTGGCATAGTACTCGCCGGCGGAAAAAGTTCCAGAATGGGAAGGGATAAATCCTTCTTATCTCTCAAAAGCCAAAAATTCTTTCTTTTAGAATCTTATAAAAAACTAAAATTCCTTTGCAAGAACGTTCGTGTTTCCATTCGGGAAAACCAAATAGAAGAATATTCCAAACATATAGACAATGAATTTCTAATTTGCGATTCTATCCAGGATCTCGAAGGTCCTCTTCAGGGAATTTTCAGCTCTTTTCTTCCCTTCCGGAACGATCCTAATATTAAGAGTTTTTTAGTTTTGGCAGTGGATCTTCCTTATATGAGGACCAAAACTTTGGCTAGGTTATATTCTAAAAAAGAAATGATCGGTTCAGGTGTTTTTTACAGAGCGGAGGAGGGGATCGAGCCGTTATGCGGTCTTTATTCTTCCGACTATCTTCGCTT includes the following:
- a CDS encoding arylesterase → MSRLSYSGFFSILVIFSFVASCDKDGSEQQPKASPKMEIKTNGKKILFFGDSLTAGYGLNGPEESFVHLAYLELKKKYPDLEYVNAGVSGDTTSGGLARLDWVLNTKYDVFVLELGANDSLRGLPTKMTEENLTRIIREARAKYPSIKILLIGMRTLPNMGPVYAKEFAALFPRVSKKEKTEFMPFLLEGVAGDRRLNQDDGIHPTAEGHKILSKQLLPYLNKLLK
- a CDS encoding molybdenum cofactor guanylyltransferase, with amino-acid sequence MRATDSVGIVLAGGKSSRMGRDKSFLSLKSQKFFLLESYKKLKFLCKNVRVSIRENQIEEYSKHIDNEFLICDSIQDLEGPLQGIFSSFLPFRNDPNIKSFLVLAVDLPYMRTKTLARLYSKKEMIGSGVFYRAEEGIEPLCGLYSSDYLRFLFQDFEKGSLDSISPKILVQRGNPSLLEIPEMEKSSFINLNSPEDLRPLKS
- a CDS encoding MoaD/ThiS family protein; this encodes MDIQLLFFAAVKDHFPDLKKIEVSEGHSILHLREILTHKNPDSVSILKVSRFAVDQSIVGDDYILREGSVVAVLPPSSGG
- a CDS encoding SRPBCC family protein, which encodes MSSYVGTLKVEAKGEREIVMTREFNAGKDLVFDCFTKPELIKRWLYGPDGWSLDVCTVDLKVGGKYKYVWKYLKDGTTMGAGGTYKEILGPDKLVHTESFDEPWYPGEALLTTTFVEKSGRTFVTINILYETKEGRDMVIKSPMEGGASQSYNRLETLLNSLSETPQGKK
- a CDS encoding DJ-1/PfpI family protein, with the protein product MEQIEVHILAFNEVEVLDLSGPYEVFSITENENKEKLFKVSIVAEKKELLHARNRFPVFPHLTLEEAGVPDILIIPGGYGAEEIEIHNKKLIGWIKEMEPKVKILASICTGAFLLAEAGILDGLEVTTHWMDQDTLRKKYPKIKNVANEKFIDHGHILTSGGVSRGILMSLHLVEKLVGKKIAEFTARRMEFDF
- a CDS encoding GTP 3',8-cyclase MoaA, yielding MDIVDAYGRKFEVLRVSVTSSCGFGCVYCAPGAALNGEGANGSFLSAELLRKNIHLLARKIPLKEIHFTGGEPTLHKDLPKLVKVAKEEKIPNIALTSNGFFRDGLIRDLKLAGLDRLNFSLDSLSQESFSLISGKNLPVIRLLNRIEEAIQEGLEVKLNCTVLKGYNEEQIRPLLRWAGERDLPIRYLELMKMGPLRAKHSELFFSAAKIKEELSQEFDFEPEETPIESTAKYYRTAENYRFGIIANHTEPFCEGCNRLRMDHLGKIYGCLSDFRSFPVSEDESELSRSLDLAMKTKKNEFTGSELSMKYIGG
- a CDS encoding HesA/MoeB/ThiF family protein produces the protein MSPEQKKYFSRQTKLPFLGESGQNGLLQKSALVIGLGGLGSPASLHLATAGIGRIGLWDFDTVELSNLHRQTAFTLSDIGRKKTEVTKEYIQARVPDIQLETFAEIFSENIDPSIFKNYDIILDCTDQIQAKYTINRFCIQNFRPLVTASVFRTSAQIAIFSPHGKPCYKCLYPNLENSELLSCEDGGVLGVQTAIAGLYQASFAIRYLLFPEKSPTHSAFQLEWESPLLYETFLEADPNCTECGSGKREETFRDEIDLKDWKEWKKDPRYVLLDVRESEERKETPIGNSEFSPLSELSKNTALNFSREKIYITICESGIRSKKAVKILKEAGLTAYSFQGGRKILALEEIL
- a CDS encoding VOC family protein translates to MQKVIPFLMFDKGLEEALQFYSSIFKNMKIENLTKLGGGMVSAKFEIEGQKFLAFTGGPHFKFTEAFSIYISAETQTEIDDLYEKLSAGGTKQPCGWVKDKFGLSWQIIPPILEKYLYDKDQAKSQRVTQAMLQMYKIEISKLQEAYDQN
- a CDS encoding molybdopterin-dependent oxidoreductase, with protein sequence MCGLRLEIEDDVVVAVRGDKEDKFSRGHLCAKGPELKNLYEDPDRLKFPLKRTESGWEKVDWVTALTDIATKLVEIQNKYGNDSIAVYSGNPSVHNYGSMLFGQRFIGRLKTKNNYSATSVDQLPHQLLSYWMFGHQLLVPIPDIDRTNFFLILGGNPFASNGSLMTVPDVKKRLKEIQERGGKYVVIDPRKTETAIHADEHHFILPGTDAFFLLSIIDVLFKKNLTKNNSLIKEEDLLKLRSIAEKYPATETEKMTGISAETVERIAIEFSKANGAVCYGRVGVSTQPFGALCQWLINSINCITGNMDSVGGAMFTLPAVDMIDPKGVMKSSPGSFHTYGSRVRDLPEFNEELPVAALAEEILTPGEGQIKALVTSAGNPVLSTPNGSQLEKAVSNLEFMVSVDFYLNETTKHAHYILPPSSALEHDHYDLVFNVFAVRNTVRYNQPAFEPEEGMLHDWEIFSDLTKRIELLKSGKPLPKELIKTKITPSAIIDHALKSGPYGEKSGSSVGMSLELLKNSPHGVDLGALKPCFPDRLWTEDKMIRLVPKEVISDLDRLAKYGQNLIADKEGNGSFLLIGRRHLRNNNSWMHNLPKLMTGKDRCTLMIHPEDANLLGIKEEEEVLVESRVGKIGLPAEITDEMMRGVVSIPHGFGHAKEGVSLQVASKFAGSSINDLTDDQVLDELSGNAAFSGIPVSLSKRSA
- a CDS encoding ArsR/SmtB family transcription factor, translated to MNHALNHSSRLDATFAALSDPTRRAILARLANGEVSVMDLAKPFSMSQPAISKHLKVLEKAGLISGIKDAQKRLRKLEAKPLAEASEWLENYRKFWEGRFKHLDSLLEELKLSKQASPKRKNKKGE
- a CDS encoding molybdenum cofactor biosynthesis protein MoaE, giving the protein MSVLETYSHISSSPIFVSSQLPDIPEMGGFVVFSGIVRNLNEGKKVTHLEYEAYAPMANEMIAGILADARNKWDLLHTNCVHRIGRLGISEIAVIVETGSIHRAEAYESNRYIIDRVKHEVPIWKKEFYLDGSSEWSKGCVHESH